The following proteins are encoded in a genomic region of Nicotiana sylvestris chromosome 4, ASM39365v2, whole genome shotgun sequence:
- the LOC104229896 gene encoding B-box zinc finger protein 21-like: MKIQCDVCSKKEASVFCVADEAALCDSCDHRVHHANKLAGKHQRFSLLQPSPKQVPLCDICQERRAFLFCQQDRAILCRECDTSIHKANEHTQKHNRFLLTGVKLSANSALYSSTESQSTTSSTNSLNTNQDSAQNLKSQTSTKKPLPLPVPVSVSSNISQEMTVAANDKGISCCNSQLVNVEENSLTSSISEYLEMLPGWHVEEFLNSSNIPNGFWKIGDNDVFPIWNTEIESNLNSFSPESIGIWVPQAPAVATPQNQTQIFTPQNLNFGGQIEFKNTKEVTSIKSSRKWRDDNSFAVPQISPTSTSFKRSRTLW, encoded by the exons ATGAAGATCCAGTGTGATGTTTGTAGCAAAAAAGAAGCCTCAGTTTTTTGTGTTGCAGATGAAGCTGCCCTTTGTGATTCTTGTGACCATCGTGTTCATCATGCCAATAAACTTGCTGGCAAGCACCAACGTTTTTCTCTTCTCCAACCTTCTCCTAAACAAGTCCCTCTTTGTGATATTTGTCAG GAAAGAAGGGCCTTTTTATTTTGTCAACAAGACAGAGCAATTCTATGCAGAGAGTGTGATACTtcaatacacaaagctaatgaaCATACACAAAAGCATAATAGATTTCTTCTTACTGGTGTCAAGCTTTCAGCAAACTCTGCCCTTTACTCTTCAACAGAATCTCAATCAACAACTTCCTCTACCAATTCTTTGAATACAAATCAAGATTCTGCTCAAAATCTCAAGTCTCAAACTTCCACTAAAAAGCCTTTGCCTTTACCTGTGCCTGTTTCTGTTTCCTCCAATATTTCCCAAGAAATGACAGTGGCAGCTAATGACAAAGGAATCAGTTGCTGTAATAGTCAATTGGTGAATGTGGAGGAAAATAGTTTAACAAGTAGTATATCAGAGTACCTAGAGATGTTACCTGGATGGCATGTTGAAGAGTTTCTTAATTCCTCTAATATTCCTAATGGTTTCTGGAAG attggTGATAATGATGTGTTTCCAATTTGGAATACTGAAATTGAGAGCAATCTAAATTCTTTCTCCCCAGAAAGTATAGGTATTTGGGTCCCTCAAGCCCCTGCTGTTGCAACTCCTCAAAATCAGACCCAAATTTTTACTCCTCAAAATTTAAACTTTGGTGGGCAAATTGAATTCAAGAACACAAAGGAAGTCACAAGTATCAAGTCTAGCAGAAAATGGAGAGATGACAATTCTTTTGCTGTTCCACAAATCAGCCCAACTTCTACATCTTTTAAGAGATCAAGAACTCTTTGGTAG
- the LOC138890523 gene encoding uncharacterized protein has translation MSIAEYQQNFLRFSRYAKGIIDRERDKCRRFEEGLNGYIRKSVEILQLDDFSKMISAALTWKRIDKEEASMRENRFRKGNSDYGGPSKKGKFDYSKTESTHKSLHHKQNKSNFSTASTPSYGQGKTHTPTCAQCGKNHYGACRRASGTCFNCGSMDHKVNDCPNPNPLSYSHTEGSVQKPVTTHSQVNSSARPRNMQAAGSSEANQAGRSRATARVYAMRQKNDQDGPDVVAGKFHLFGISVVTLFDPGSSHSYVCSSLAFTDTVKSGRLDFDVLVTSPLGHQAVINRIYRDCPFMIQNLVFPADLLEIPFQDYDVIVGMDWLHRHHAVVDCRLKQMTFITPAHSHIVVQGERSLTSNIISAVLARKMICQGCDAYLAHIVDTRLGSPSLKDIPTVCDFPDVFPDDLPELPPEREIEFPIDLVPGTTPISIAPYRMASAELKELKAQLQELLEKGFIRPSISP, from the coding sequence ATGTCTATTGCAGAGTATCAACAAAACTTTCTCAGGTTTTCTCGCTATGCTAAAGGTATTATTGATAGGGAAAGAGACAAGtgcagaagatttgaagaagGTTTGAATGGTTACATTCGAAAATCAGTGGAAATCTTACAACTTGATGATTTTTCCAAGATGATTTCAGCTGCTCTTACTTGGAAAAGAATTGACAAGGAAGAAGCTAGTATGAGAGAAAACAGGTTTAGGAAGGGTAATTCAGATTATGGCGGTCCATCCAAAAAGGGAAAGTTTGATTATTCCAAGACTGAGAGTACACATAAATCATTACATCATAAGCAGAATAAGTCAAATTTTTCTACTGCTAGTACTCCAAGTTATGGCCAAGGAAAAACTCATACCCCTACTTGTGCACAGTGCGGGAAGAATCATTATGGTGCATGTAGACGAGCTTCCGGTACTTGCTTTAATTGTGGAAGTATGGATCATAAAGTGAATGATTGTCCTAATCCTAATCCTCTTTCGTATTCACATACAGAGGGATCAGTTCAAAAGCCTGTCACTACTCATTCTCAAGTTAATAGCAGTGCTAGACCTCGAAATATGCAAGCAGCGGGTTCGAGTGAAGCTAATCAGGCTGGTAGGTCAAGAGCTACTGCACGAGTTTACGCTATGAGACAGAAGAATGACCAGGATGGCCCAGACGTGGTTGCTGGTAAATTTCACTTATTTGGCATATCTGTTGTTACACTATTCGATCCTGGATCTTCGCACTCTTATGTTTGCTCATCACTTGCATTTACTGATACTGTTAAATCTGGGAGACTTGACTTTGATGTGCTGGTCACGAGTCCATTAGGTCATCAGGCTGTTATTAATAGGATTTACCGAGATTGTCCATTCATGATTCAAAATCTGGTCTTCCCTGCCGACTTGCTTGAAATTCCCTTCCAAGACTATGATGTTATTGTTGGCATGGATTGGCTCCATAGGCACCACGCAGTGGTTGATTGTAGGTTGAAGCAAATGACATTTATAACTCCTGCACATTCACACATAGTAGTTCAAGGAGAAAGATCATTGACATCTAATATTATTTCAGCGGTCTTGGCAAGGAAGATGATTTGTCAAGGTTGTGATGCCTATCTTGCTCATATAGTCGATACACGATTGGGGAGTCCAAGTCTTAAGGACATACCAACTGTGTGtgactttcctgatgtatttcctgatgaTCTTCCTGAGTTACCTCCAGAAAGGGAGATTGAATTTCCTATAGATCTTGTCCCGGGAACTACCCCTATTTCTATCGCTCCTTATAGAATGGCTTCAGCTgaattaaaagagttgaaggctcAATTGCAAGAActtcttgagaaaggtttcatccgTCCCAGTATTTCACCTTAG
- the LOC138890524 gene encoding uncharacterized protein, with protein sequence MDDATGRLVAWMEKMKAKPPRPWLELGNSTTQLELRRNEEDEADDAAVEFHHLGWLVADPFMRYVNGQTWPVVLQADIDELHIIHFHDWAKDMGYLTVDKYACKINQKEEFRLVKYDADVLAFCEALKDGDYIDVYLCHTINTPCLDLDLDEMLSSDGLNVDPTDVQPFSFNEMPHGQTSDVNARATHSPNNEINKGDNTHGKGKERVAENDSEIKESSEDEDDFYNFHLTNDSEGDVEDESLYGADEDIVGETSDLEPEVVAARQAKVNAKRSKLRSSKVNTDEIHSGPVGMDPGFEDMYKDRGSKYAGKLGGDEQYLDSSDPGSEDTYDEVVEEDGVSKHFKDKIINQPDIKLRKLHDLIRIKYGLFMEKFIYARAKHQVMGQYLGNYKQEFARIYDYADILKSTNPGSIVVVKTCNEIIPGKEVFVGIYICLHACKVGWLEGCRNVIGFDGAFLKDVCKGELLLCIGKDGNNQIYPIAWAVVEKETKHTWS encoded by the exons ATGGATGACGCAACAGGTCGTTTGGTTGCTTGGATGGAGAAGATGAAAGCAAAGCCCCcacgtccatggctggagctcgggaACTCGACCACTCAACTTGAGCTCAGacgaaacgaagaagatgaagcagacgACGCAGCAGTGGAG TTTCATCATCTAGGGTGGTTAGTGGCTGACCCTTTTATGAGGTATGTAAATGGGCAAACTTGGCCAGTTGTTCTGCAAGCTGACATTGATGAGTTACATATAATTCATTTTCATGATTGGGCTAAGGATATGGGGTACTTAACAGTAGATAAATATGCATGTAAAAttaaccaaaaagaagaattcagaTTAGTGAAATATGATGCTGATGTGTTAGCTTTCTGTGAAGCCCTTAAGGATGGAGATTATATTGATGTGTATTTATGTCATACAATTAATACACCATGTCTTGATTTGGACCTAGATGAAATGTTAAGTAGTGATGGTTTAAATGTGGACCCCACTGATGTTCAGCCATTTAGCTTTAATGAAATGCCACATGGGCAAACAAGTGATGTTAATGCTAGGGCAACACACTCACCTAACAATGAGATAAATAAGGGTGATAACACTCATGGGAAGGGTAAAGAGAGGGTTGCTGAAAATGATTCTGAAATAAAAGAGTCTAGTGAAGATGAAGATGATTTCTATAACTTTCATTTAACAAATGATTCTGAGGGTGATGTTGAAG aTGAGTCATTATATGGTGCTGATGAGGATATTGTTGGAGAGACAAGTGACCTAGAACCTGAAGTTGTTGCTGCTAGACAGGCTAAAGTAAATGCAAAGCGTAGTAAATTAAGATCTAGTAAAGTTAACACTGATGAGATACATAGTGGACCTGTAGGTATGGACCCTGGTTTTGAAGACATGTATAAAGATAGGGGATCCAAATATGCTGGAAAGTTGGGAGGggatgagcaatatctggacagTTCAGATCCAGGTAGTGAGGATACATATGATGAAGTAGTTGAAGAAGATGGG GTATCTAAACATTTCAAGGACAAGATTATCAACCAACCTGACATAAAGCTTAGGAAGTTGCATGATTTGATTAGGATAAAGTATGGTTTGTTTATGGAAAAATTCATATATGCCAGGGCTAAACATCAGGTCATGGGTCAGTATCTTGGTAATTACAAGCAGGAGTTTGCTAGAATATATGATTATGCTGACATATTGAAATCTACAAATCCTGGCAGCATTGTTGTTGTGAAGACCTGCAACGAGATAATACCTGGTAAAGAGGTGTTTGTGGGTATCTATATTTGTCTACATGCTTGCAAAGTTGGTTGGTTGGAAGGATGTAGAAATGTTATAGGCTTTGATGGAGCATTTCTGAAAGATGTGTGTAAGGGTGAGCTACTATTATGCATTGGTAAAGATGGTAACAACCAAATTTATCCTATTGCCTGGGCAGTGGTTGAGAAGGAGACAAAGCACACATGGTCATGA